The genomic segment CGAGCCCGCCCGACGCGCTCAGAACACCGGCGACCGTGAGGTCCTTGAGCACGATCCGGCGGGTGTCCACGAGGGACGGCTCGCCGGCCAGACCGATGCCGACGACCCGCCCACCCGGCTCGACGCGGTCGACCGCGAACGCCGGCAGGTCCTGCGCGTTGGTGGCGTCGATGATCGCGTCGAACGGCACCGCGGGCAGGTCGGCCCGCGTCCACGCGTCGGTGAAGCCCAGCTCGCGGGCGAAGGCGAGCGACTCCGGGGTGGCGCCGAGCAGGTGCACGTTCGCGCCGCGGGCCCGGGCGAACATGGCGGCGAGCAGGCCGATCGTGCCCGGCCCCATGATCAGGATCGGCGCGCCCGGGCGCGGGCCGGCCGCCCGCACGGCGCGCAGGGCGTTGCCACCCGGCTCGACCAGGGCGCCCAGTGTGGGGTCGACGGCGTCGGGCAGCTCGAAGAGGGCCTTGGCCGGCACGGGCAGGCTCTCGGCCAGCGCGCCCGGCCAGCCGTGCCGGATCCCGATCTCGTAGCGGTCGGCGCACAGGTGCTGGCGGCCGTTGCGGCAGCGGGCGCAGTGACCGCAGCCGAGCATCGTGTCGCCGGTGACCCGCTTGCCCAGCCACGCCGGGTCGACCTCGGGGCCGACCGCCGAGACCACGCCGCTCCACTCGTGGCCGATGCGCACCGGGTACGTGGCGTCGCCACTGGCCAGGTAGGCCATGTCGCCGCTGAGGAACTCCATGTCGGTGCCGCAGACACCGGCCCGCTCGACGTCGACGACCACCTCACCGGGGCCGGCAACGGGCGGATCCACCTCGACGACCTCGGAGCGGCCGGGCCCGGTGATCACGAATGCGCGCATGCCGACAGTCTGCCGCCTGAAGCGATCACACGGCCGTGATGCCGCTGACAGCGCTCACGCAGCGGGGGTGCTGCCGGTAGCGCGTGTCATGCCGCCGCTCGTCAATTCACGGATCATGCCGGCCATCTCGACCGGGGCGTGCGGGAAGCCGGAACGCACCCACCAGCCGAGGATGCCGACAAGCGCGGCGGCGTGGTACTCGGCGACCACCTCGACGGGCAGCCGCAAGCCGTCGTGGGTGCAGAGGTGATCCCGCATCACCTCGACGATCATCTGGTGCAGGTGCGTGGTGCCGACCGCGCGATAAATCCGCGGGTGCCGGTACGCGTGCTCGAAGATCACGCTGAGCGGCCGGACCGGGTCGCCCGGCGTGCCACCCGGACGCCCGCCGTCGAGCCGGCGCATCTCCCGTTCCAGGTCGTCCCGCAGATCCTCGAAGCAGGACGCGAACAGCGCGTCCTTGTCGCGATAGTGCGCATAGAACGTCGACCGGCCGATGTCGGCCCGATCCAGGACGTCGCGCACCGTGACGCGGTCATAGCCGCGCTCGACGACGAGCTCGACGAGGGCCTCACGCAGAGCCGCCCGCGTCCGCCGGACCCGCCGGTCGTCCGATGTCGCCATCTCGCCTCCCGCTTTTCCGGGCACTTTCCGGATTGTGTGCGGAACGGAACGGAGTCGCGATTCCGCCCGTTGACCCCTCTCACGGTAACCGAACACGATGTTCGGAAACGTACTCGATATCCAGGAGCCGATCATGCAGACGTTCACGCACGCCGAGCAGTACGACCGGCACGCCCTCCGGCTGGGCGGCAAGCTCTACGACCGCGTGGTGGCCGACGCGCGCCAGGTGGGCCTGCCGGACAGCACGAGAGTTCTCGACGTGGGAACCGGACCGGGCCGGATCCCCCGCGCCCTGGCCGCAGCCGAACCCACCTGGACCATCGACGGCGTCGACCTGTCCCCCCAGATGATCGAATTCGCCCGGAGCCGGGACAGCCGGGCGACCTACACGGTCGGCGACGTGGCCGCGCTCCCCTACCCCGACGCGAGCTTCGACCTGATCGTCTCGTCGCTGAGCCAGCACCACTGGTCGCATGTGGACGCGGGGATCCGTGAACTGCGCCGGGTGTTACGGCCGGGTGGGCGGCTCTGGATCTACGACGTGCGCTGGAGCCTGGGCCGGGCCCGGCGGGCCGCCGAGCGTGAATTCGCCGAGGTACGGCGGGAGCCGGTCCGCCTGACCCGCTGGCCGATCCCCGTGATCGCCCGCCTGACCGCCCGGACCGGCTGAACCCACCCGGGCCGACCAGCCTCCCGCCGGCCAGGGGCGGCCGGCGCAACGCGGGGCGGCGGGGCAGCGTGGCGCGGCCACCGCAGAGCGATGCGGCAAACATGGGCAACCGGGATTGCGCGGGGCAGCGTGAGACCGGGCAGCGGACGTGACCAGCGCGGCCACCGTATGGCGGCGCGACAAACGCGGGCAACCGGGGCGGCGCGAGGCGGGGCAGCGCGAGGCGGGGCAGCGCGAGGCGGGGCAGCGCGAGGCGGGGCAGCGCGAGGCGGGGCAGCGCGAGGCGGGGCAGCGCGAGGCGGGGCAGCGCGAGGCGGGGCAGCGCGAGGCGGGGGCAGCGCGAGGCGGGGCGGGGCGGAGCAGCACGCGACCGGCAAGGCGGGCGGCGCGCCGCAGGGCGCGAGGCGACGGGCACGGCGCGGGAAGAGCACGCGGCGCAGGAAGAGAGGCTCAGGGCAGCGCGGCGCGCACGGGCGAGACGAGGCTCCGCGGCACGCACCAGCGCGGCGAGGCTGCGCGGAGCCGCGGAGCGCGAGGTGGCGAGCGCGGCTCAGGAAGCGCGAGCGATGTGGGCCGGACAGCGCGACGCGCAACGCCAGGCTGAGCGTGGCGGCACGCGATGGGCGAGGTGAGGCCGAGCGAGGCGGGCGGGCAGCGACGGGTAAGGCGAGGCAGCGCGGCACCGCCGAGGGCGCGGCGGGCGCGGGGCAGCCGAAGCCGAGGCGGCTCGGATGGGCGCTGATCAAGGCGGACAGAAAGGGCTCCGGGGCGGCAGTAAGGCGAATCCAGGCGGGTGAAAGGCGAAACGCGAGGTCGGGAAGGAGCGGGCGGTCAGGGGGCTGGTTGCGGGATCTGTGCGGAGCGGCGGGCGGTGGACAGGCGGGGTTCGGCCAGGACGACCAGCACGGCCGCCGCGGACAGGACGGCGCCGGCCAGGGCGGTTGATCGGGGGCCGCTGCCGGTGAGCAGGGCGCTGCCCAGCAGGGCGCC from the Paractinoplanes abujensis genome contains:
- a CDS encoding zinc-dependent alcohol dehydrogenase — translated: MRAFVITGPGRSEVVEVDPPVAGPGEVVVDVERAGVCGTDMEFLSGDMAYLASGDATYPVRIGHEWSGVVSAVGPEVDPAWLGKRVTGDTMLGCGHCARCRNGRQHLCADRYEIGIRHGWPGALAESLPVPAKALFELPDAVDPTLGALVEPGGNALRAVRAAGPRPGAPILIMGPGTIGLLAAMFARARGANVHLLGATPESLAFARELGFTDAWTRADLPAVPFDAIIDATNAQDLPAFAVDRVEPGGRVVGIGLAGEPSLVDTRRIVLKDLTVAGVLSASGGLGETIETYASGAVDPRPLVAETVGLEEAAEVLAGRRSGSAPKIHIDPRG
- a CDS encoding TetR/AcrR family transcriptional regulator, with protein sequence MATSDDRRVRRTRAALREALVELVVERGYDRVTVRDVLDRADIGRSTFYAHYRDKDALFASCFEDLRDDLEREMRRLDGGRPGGTPGDPVRPLSVIFEHAYRHPRIYRAVGTTHLHQMIVEVMRDHLCTHDGLRLPVEVVAEYHAAALVGILGWWVRSGFPHAPVEMAGMIRELTSGGMTRATGSTPAA
- a CDS encoding class I SAM-dependent methyltransferase encodes the protein MQTFTHAEQYDRHALRLGGKLYDRVVADARQVGLPDSTRVLDVGTGPGRIPRALAAAEPTWTIDGVDLSPQMIEFARSRDSRATYTVGDVAALPYPDASFDLIVSSLSQHHWSHVDAGIRELRRVLRPGGRLWIYDVRWSLGRARRAAEREFAEVRREPVRLTRWPIPVIARLTARTG